The proteins below are encoded in one region of Anguilla anguilla isolate fAngAng1 chromosome 3, fAngAng1.pri, whole genome shotgun sequence:
- the LOC118224324 gene encoding alpha-2Db adrenergic receptor-like — protein MDLTSQTTIVPNSSDVVNSTSAPKTSPHSLAAAAFIILVVTVIILVTIVGNVLVVVAVFTSRALRAPQNLFLVSLASADILVATLVIPFSLANEVMGYWYFGTTWCAFYLALDVLFCTSSIVHLCAISLDRYWSVTKAVSYNLKRTPKRIKSMIAVVWIISAVISFPPLIMTEHNEHECLLNNETWYILSSCLVSFFAPGVIMILVYCKIYRVAKQRSSTVFVAKNGLERQPSQSETCFVRKDKFETESPSSQSSGSNQRQEELDDIDLEESCASDSKPRNSRFSKRRKVEGSNCCPKQGCRLSWASSRPAQLFQEPNARQQAISKTKVAQMREKRFTFVLAVVMGVFVLCWFPFFFTYSLHAICRQSCTIPGALFDLFFWIGYCNSSVNPIIYTIFNRDFRKAFKKIIWRTAKRT, from the coding sequence ATGGATCTGACCTCGCAGACTACTATTGTGCCAAACTCCTCCGACGTTGTCAACAGCACGAGCGCCCCGAAGACTTCACCTCATTcactggcggcggcggcgttcaTCATCCTGGTTGTCACCGTTATTATTTTGGTGACTATCGTGGGTAACGTGCTGGTCGTTGTCGCCGTGTTCACCAGCCGCGCACTCCGCGCGCCGCAGAATCTTTTTCTGGTCTCTTTGGCGTCTGCAGACATCCTCGTGGCTACGTTGGTCATTCCATTCTCTCTGGCTAACGAGGTCATGGGATATTGGTACTTCGGAACTACGTGGTGCGCGTTCTACCTGGCGCTGGATGTCCTCTTCTGCACGTCCTCCATCGTTCACCTCTGCGCAATCAGCCTGGACAGGTACTGGTCCGTGACCAAAGCCGTCAGCTACAACTTGAAAAGGACTCCTAAGCGGATCAAGTCCATGATCGCTGTGGTGTGGATCATATCAGCGGTAATTTCTTTCCCACCGCTGATTATGACGGAGCACAACGAGCACGAATGCTTGTTGAACAACGAAACGTGGTACATCCTCTCCTCGTGTCTGGTGTCATTTTTCGCTCCGGGCGTAATTATGATTCTGGTCTACTGTAAAATTTACAGAGTGGCCAAACAGCGGTCCTCCACGGTGTTTGTCGCCAAAAACGGTCTGGAGAGGCAACCCTCGCAGTCGGAGACGTGTTTCGTGCGCAAGGATAAGTTTGAGACGGAGAGCCCGAGCAGTCAGAGTTCAGGCAGCAACCAGCGGCAGGAGGAGTTGGACGATATCGATCTCGAGGAGAGCTGCGCGTCGGACAGCAAACCCAGGAACTCGCGCTTTTCGAAACGAAGGAAAGTGGAGGGATCGAACTGCTGCCCGAAACAGGGCTGCCGTCTGTCCTGGGCTTCCAGTCGCCCCGCTCAGCTGTTCCAGGAGCCAAACGCGAGACAGCAGGCCATTTCCAAAACGAAAGTGGCACAGATGCGCGAGAAGCGCTTCACATTCGTCCTCGCGGTGGTGATGGGGGTTTTCGTGCTCTGCTGGTTCCCCTTCTTCTTCACATACAGCCTGCACGCGATATGCAGGCAGAGTTGCACAATTCCTGGCGCTCTTTTCGACCTCTTCTTCTGGATTGGCTACTGTAATAGTTCAGTGAATCCAATTATTTATACAATTTTTAACCGGGATTTCCGAAAAGCGTTCAAGAAAATAATATGGAGAACTGCAAAACGAACTTGA